One Acropora palmata chromosome 2, jaAcrPala1.3, whole genome shotgun sequence genomic window, GAGACGTCAGAGGAACACCCTCGTTTGCCATCATTTTCCCCACGGGGAGATAGTGAACTCATGACCGAGCCGTCTCCTCCTTTTGCAGGCAGAACATTATTCCTGAACTGATTCTCTCCTATGTAGTTACCAGGAGGGGAATATCGTATCACCACGACAAAAAAGCCATCCTTTCTGGTCGCATAAGCTGCTCCTATCCGCTTAGTACTTTTCCATACAACCTGAAAACATTTAAAGTGTCAGTCAGTTAAAGCCAGACATGACCAGGACAATGGGAACGAAAACGCTACAAATTcatattttgattggtcgaatgaAGAACTTTGGTAAGCAAAGATCAGTTCTGTGTCGTCCTCTACAAAGCAATCCCTCCATCTTGTCGTAGAGAGTgaaggaaagaagaaagtGATTATGATAAGGCTCTTCAATTGTGCTTTGGCCCTTTGCTACACTCTATCGACAACCAATGGTTACCGTAGAAATTATGATGTGATTCCTGCGTTCTAGGCTTTCTAGTCTGCCTTAGATGAGCGGCGCAGTGTTCatgggaaacaaaatttcttACCTGAGTAAAATGTCCTGTTCTTGATGAAAATCCGGGTTTGTTAAAATCGTAATATTTTACTTCATCGTAAAAGCGTTGGGTGGCCACAATGCAAGGGTTAGCGGGTTTTTTCGAGCTCAAATAAAGATTCTCGCCCTGATTTCGGCGATTCCGGTCATGTTGAAATAAATTGTTGGCTGCCAGGTAATTGGCCCACTTCTTCGCGTCGTTTGCAAGCGCAGGATCCCACGTAACTGGACTCGCCTAAAATATGAGGAGCTTGAATGATAAATTGCACAGCAACAATTGAGGAAACTTCGTCCAAACCAAGTCTTGGGGACATAAATATCTAGAAACGAAAAGCCCGAGAGTCCTCTCGTGTGTCTCGCAAGTGTTACCCGCGTGCAATGAGTATGGGCCGCTTATAACGTCTGTTGCTCaggcaaaaacaataacaaacaaaaacaaaaacaaacaagaacaacaaagaaaaaaagaaaaaaaagaaaaaagagttcTGCTGGCTTTAAAATGCTTTACCGAGTCGAGTTAAGGATTTAGGCAACTCCAATTACGAATTTCCGCTGCAATGAATATAAACTTCACGtgacttttttatttaccTGATGTTTTGCGCGAAAGTCGTTGTGCCATTTCACGCATTGATCCTTAAATGGGAGAGACGCCTTTGTCaccactgaaaagaaaaaataaagtcCAAATACAAATGTTAGAATATGTTTACTAACAAAACTTgttttaaagtgcctatgaaacgaaattttttattatcttattcgaAAAATTTTCTGTTATAGGTAAAAGGCATTTATAGTGTCGTGACTTGACCTTGCATTTTGCATTAAGTTTCCACTTCGTACTTAATACGATGGCAGATGAGCCACTTTCATCTTTAGCGGTTTTACATATACTTAAACACAAAGATATTAATGTTGATAACTTCACCATTAAATTTGCGCAAGGAAAGGGAAGGCGCCTCGCCTTGTGGTTGTAAACGGTACTAGCTCACAA contains:
- the LOC141874489 gene encoding ectin-like; translated protein: MHDNFALLLLSLPILLQAVVSLPFKDQCVKWHNRFRAKHQASPVTWDPALANDAKKWANYLAANNLFRHDRNRGNQGENLYLSSKKPANPCIVATQRFYDEVKYYNFNKPGFSSRTGHFTQVVWKSTKRIGAAYATRKDGFFIVVIRYSPPVVTKASLPFKDQCVKWHNDFRAKHQASPVTWDPALANDAKKWANYLAANNLFQHDRNRRNQGENLYLSSKKPANPCIVATQRFYDEVKYYDFNKPGFSSRTGHFTQVVWKSTKRIGAAYATRKDGFFVVVIRYSPPGNYIGENQFRNNVLPAKGGDGSVMSSLSPRGENDGKRGCSSDVSSLIIFSVITIRLFV